Within the Miscanthus floridulus cultivar M001 chromosome 2, ASM1932011v1, whole genome shotgun sequence genome, the region GGCAGCGCGGCGCGGGCGTCCATGCGTGGGCGCGGCGAGGCGAGTGCGGTCGAGGGCGGCCAGTGGAGGCACGTGCGCGAGCGACGGCGACGGTAGGGCTCTACTCTGCTTTGCtctggagggagagggagagggagagggagaggaagagagggacaTGGCCCATACGTAATAAAGGCTCGGCGACAgtcaccctggcgccgagctcgacgcttgggtgtctggcgccgagctccctgccatgtcacctcCACGTTGGTCTCGAGCCCAAGAGCTCAGCGCTAGAGGCGCTAGCGCCGAGacatgttagctcggcgccagcatcaatggcaccgagctaagggtccagattctgaaatctttcctccagagacgtatttgtgaaaaactttaaaaaaaaagagctaaaaagtaaaaaaattcGGCTACCATGGCCATGGAGTAAGGGAGAGCCGCTACCATGGCCGTgaagtgaggaggaagaaggaggctgATGCATGTGGCCCACCTGTAAGAGGGGTAAAAGGGGCATTTTAATCTTCTGTTAGCTACCGTTTTGACAACAGTGACATACAATGGCTAAAAAATCCATGTGATGGCTGAGATGGAAGATGAACTTTTTTAGTGACTAATGAGGAAGTTGTATCTTTTATAATGGCTCGGGAGTGACGCAGGTTGCCTGCCGCttgagagcaagtataataagaggCTATAAACTGAATGAATGATGAGGTAGAGGAGAGTGAAAAGGAGATAGAAGAAACGGACTATAAGCTTACCATCGATTTGGACACTGAAACTAAAAAAACTCTACGAGAAAGACAAGTGAGTCATATACTTGAAGATGTAACTAATATATAAATACGCTGATAGGTAGGTTGTAAAGATTTAGCCTTGCTCTAACGCGCTCGGGGTTTGCCGACAAAACACCCATGCCATGCCGCCAGCGGACATGCCGGTCAGCCGGTGCGGCGGTGCCGCCGTCATCTCGTCTCTGGACGGGGAATCGAATCCAAATCCCTAGCGCAACTGAGCGGCCCACGCATTGCGGGGAAGAGCAGGGCGCGCATTTTGTCATCGAATCCTCCGTCTTATCCTCGAGGCGTGAGCGTGAGCATGTGTGGCCTTTTAGGCAGCGTTTGGTTGCCAGAATCAAACCGTGCATGCACTAGTTCATCCTGGATAGCCATGTGGAGTCCACCTGTGTCACCGTTTGGTTGTCGGATTGAACAAGTGCATCCATGACAGAACAATCCAGATACATCGAATATTCTTTTCAGATGCTGCATAATCTCGTGCACCGCAAAAGGCCGAACGACACCATTCAAGATCGAGCCTGTGCCGAGTGTCGTGTCGCAGTCTCTTGCGCATATCTTGCCTCACACGGTCCCACCCGTTCCCCTCCCTCGCTGACTCCGgctacacaggtgattagttggTTACTGTCCTCTTATAATTCGTACAACTTGTTTTTtagttgaaataatatttttttctcataataaattattcagaacagtattttaacttgttttttcagcgaaacgaacaagaCCTTTGTGCTTTCACATTCATctctctttccttttcttttgcatATATCTCCTGGTAATTAAAAAATTATTTACTGAGAAATAGACAAACTAATTGTACCTATTTTATTATCTTGTTGCATTTGTAGTAGCAAATGGGGTGTGCAAATGTACGGTACACGCGAAATTCTTAGACGAACCATACAACCAACCAAACATGATTTTataccaaatcataccattccaTACGTCCATCCAAACCAGCAGCTTGTACCATCTTGTACAAATAATCGAGCAATCAACGTGTACCATGTCATCTAGAATTGTCCCATACGTCGTCCATCTATTCAGGATGATCCGTACCATTCACCTCTGTACACCTAACCAAGCGCTTCCTTAGGGTCTGATTGGTTGCCCCGCTCACGCCGTCCAAAGGTCCATCCGGTATTACTCGGTGCATTACGGCCGTGTTTGGTTCCCCTGCTCGCACTTTTCGTCTGCATCCTTTCGTTCATCTGCCCTCCTCCATCCTGTACGCCTCTGTCTTCTCAATTTTCACTTCCCTCTCCATACAGGACGGCTTTATTCACGCATGGTGCAGGGGCCCATGTGTCAGACACCCAAAACTttaatgcatgcatgcaaccaaacatgaCCTCATCTCGTACTGAACCAACAATAAAGACAATCAAACACGATCACTTACACGAGCTCAACCTAGCTTCTTTAGTTCTGCACAGCCTAGCCATCCTGGCTCGAGGCTCGCTATGCAACCAATCGCGCCCTCAGTGCCTTTATTTGTAGTTAGAACGGAGGAAAGGTGGACAGCGGGCTCAGGCTTTCACAGGGCTCTGCCGCGGCCGCCGTACCCTTGTTGTGTTATCGTTGCGGCTACGAGTACATGCCCAAGGTGTTCGTTTTGGGTTGCTGCCGTGATATGATTCGTGAGGATTTTGATGAGCGTGGCCTGGCTTGTTCGGTTAGGGACCCACCGTGCGAGCGTGACACCGTGACCGtgttattttattatatatactCCGTAGTGATCAAGTGAAGCGGAGAAGAGTGCATTGCGGAAGCTCACGTCGGATCGGAAACGCTCGTCGTGATGGAACGGCTCTTATTCTTCTTCAATTCCGCCGCGTGCAGGACGGGAGTCGCGGCGGCAGACCGAAGCAGGCCCGTGGCGTCCGTGTCTCTACGAGCGATGCACCAACGACAAGACACAAGTACACTCCGCCCGTTCCGAGGACACGACGCACAGCGGTGGCTACGAAAGTCCGGAGCCTCATAAAACCAGATCGAATCAAATCACCGATGAGCCGATCTGGCTAGAATACGAGTTGCCACATTACAATATCTACTCACGTGAATAaacggcgtgttcgctggttcgTTTCTGGGCTGGGTTGGGCTGgccggtgctggtttgttgtgagagaaaaatatggttgactggttgaataagtctggctgaaaccaacaagtgaacaggatgaaagtaaaaaaaaaatgttTGATGTCATAGATGATGGAAGCCACCAGAGAGTGATCCCTTTCATTTGATTGGACCTTCTGGATCACAGAGAAGCAATAAGAGGTAATTATCACCTTGTTATATGGATATTTCAGACCAAACGGACATGCCTAAGAACAATTGCCTTTGCAAGTTCTAGATCAGCGGTACTATTTTATCCTTGCCTTGAAGCAACCAAAAGGTCAGCATTGtggtcttgatcactaaaccaatTTTCATTCTCTCTGATTTTGCAAATAAAGCAACATCAACACTCAACTTAACCCATCCTTCCGACGGTGGAGGCCACTGTTTAGATTTAGCAGGGTCACATCTTTTGGAATCAATAGATTTGTAAAGATGCAGCAGAACCATTTCAGAATATGCTTGTATTTTCTCTGCAACATAGTGAGGATGCATATAGACATCTGGCCTCCGAAATATGCTATATAGTGATCATTAAGATTGTGGCTTCTTTCTTTGAGGATGTTGCCAAATAATCAAATAGCCGTTGTTGCTTGGCAGAGGTGAAGTTCTTCAAGCATCTTGTTAGAGCCACGTCCTCTCTTCAGTTCTctccattttttttttgaaaagtccAAATTACTCCCCTCAAGTTTGGCATGTGTCCAGATTATTCCCTAAACTTACATTTAGTTTAatttactccctccaactatttCAGCTGGTCTAGTTTACCCCTTAACATGGTTTGTTATTTTTGTTTTTCCACGTATTATTTGAGTCTTAATATCAACTTTTGTGATATGATAGATAACTTTATAAGTTAtgttagaaaaatatatcttaactttttgccactattttgatagcttaagaaatttaataataaattaatacTAGAGGTACAATATCGTATAAAATATAATGATGAAAAATTTATAGTGCATTTTTCTAATACAAAATACAATGCCCTCTATCACCTCACAAAATTTGAAAGTAAAATATAATTTATACATAGATAAACAAAAAAATTCTCTTTAAGGTGTTAGTTGGACCAACTtaaatagttggagggagtaaatTGAATCAAATGTTAGTTTGGGGGGTTATTTGGACATAGGCCAAATTTGGAGGGAGTAATATGGACTTtttccctctctttttttttttttgaactccaGTTATCTCGAAATTTCAGCAACATATCGGGAGCTCCAGCGGAGCTGCTGGTGCGCATGCGGCCCCGACCCTAGCGTAGCTAGTAGCTGAGGCCCCTGAGCGCTGGGCCGCCGCCACTCAGGCCATCGCCCCGCCCAAGGCCGTCTCTGCAGCTGAGGCCGACTGGGCCCAAGATAAATGGCCAGGCCTCTTGCGGCTCCTTCCTATTCCACAGCCCAAGATCAGTGGCCATCCAGGGCGCACCTATCATCTCTCAGGCCCAACTACAGCACGCGGCGCACTCGCGCTCGCACGGTAGCGGGTTACCGTAACGCTGACGCGCCGTCCGTCCCCGCAGAGCAGCCTGACCCCGGCCGGGCGGGCCGGCCGTGCCgatgccgatgccgatgccgatgccgatgccgCCCACTGCGCACCCAGCATAGCATCCGCGGCCGGCCGGACGAAGAGGGCCCCGCCGGCGAATGCACGGCCATCTCCCTCCCCTGCACCGTACTCCCACGCCACGCCGACACCGACACCGACAGTGCTCCACACCACACATGGGCTGTCTGTTCCTCCCTCCGTGTCCGTCCCCTCTCGTGTCTCGCCCCCTTGTCTTGTATCCATTCCACGCTCTGCACAACTATACAACGTTTAAGATTCTGCCGCCTGTACTTGCCCCTTGAAGGGTAGAGAAAGCGAGCGGGGACGAGGGGGACGCCGACGCCGCGGCGGAGTGCGCTGCCTCTGTCTGGGGCGCCCACGCTTTGTGGAAAAGAAAATATGTGGCGCACTCGGCACTGCACAGTGCACAGCATCATTGGCTGCGTACTTGGGCACGGGCTGACTGTTGCTAGGGTCAATTTTTATCTGAACCGTACCTCAGGCCGTGAGGACGGAGATAAGGGTTTCAGACTTTCAGTTCAGTCAGGGATGCTGCTGACCCAATCAATGGATGGAATGGAACCAAACCAATCATTGGTATGGTAGCCGATGAATGAACGAACGATACTCTTAGACGATTCATGGCATCTTCCAACAGCAAACCGCGTGCCTCATCATTTTTTTTATTAACCAAAAAAAAGTTGCTTCTGGAATGGAAAATAAAAAGGTAAGGAGGAGTGACGACCGTTCAGAGGTGTTAGGTGACAATTGGCGTGCCCATCCGTCAGCCGATCGATGGCATTATCATCCCTTCCCCCTGCGCGTTTCACGTGACCTGACGAGAAAATTCTTCTTTGTCCTCTTTTGGTAGAGCACCATTTCAGAACGCAATCCAActagcaatttcttttcttttcatctgGTCTGGTCGCCACTAAACACCGCAAGAAACACTTTTGCAAAGCCGGCCTTCCGATTGATTCATGATCAGTAGCTATGAGCTCAAGCATATATGTTATTCAGAATTCAGATGCTGTTCAACCGAAGCTGAGCTGAATGACAGACGCACACTTGCTGCACGTACGACAGGCACAGCTCGCTGGCTCGCCCAGGAAACACGAAGCCTTGTCCGGTTGTCCCGCTCGGCGGGCGTCCGAGTTGCGTTGCGTGAAGCCGCCACCTGTTTCGTCTGAATGCAATGCAACGCCTCCTTCCACGGTCTCGCACTCGCAGCTCGTCAATGGTCCGATCCCAGACAGCTAGCGCCCCTTCCGCGGACTGCTCCTCCACAGCGCCGGAACTGAAAGCACGGCCGGGGCAGTTCCTCTCCTGTTGCCCAACAGCGTGTccctctcccctccctccctcccccgggTCATCAGAAACTTCTATTGCCGGCACCGGCGAATGGTGGGGCGACACGGCAGGGACTCCCCGGCTCCAATGGCGATCTGACACAGGTGAGGGTGAGGCCACACCTCGATCGGTTAGGATAAAGCAGCGAGGACGAACCGAGCACGGACGAACGATCGGCAAAAAGGCTAGGCTAGGCTAGGCCTTGTGCTGGGGTGGTGTTCGTGTGTTATAAACAATTCGGCTACTAGCAGTTTCATGGTTTCGGAGGGGTGACACGTCATGATCCGACAATGGCGTTGGGTGGCACAGGGCACAGGTACAGGGTACAGGGTCATCCATCAATCTGAACGAGATGCGCCGCAACCGGGTCAAGTTTCTCCGTTTCAGGAACCGACATATCTGGTGCCTGTAGGTGATCCCAGTCTGATGGGCGTACGTGTGTTTCTTCAGAGGTAAGATAAGGGAGGTGAACTTCACATTTCTATACATTCACTCATTCAGATGATTGTTTAAAAAATGTCACCCCAAAACCTTATTTCTATATTCAGATGTTTGTTTAATAAATGGCACCCAACACCTTGCTTGCAGTACACCTCACAAATGATTGAGGCCTGTCAAATATTAGAGTATTGTCCCATGGAGTTTTCTACGTTCAATGGATGGCCTTGTATTTTCAATTTACAATAATAACGTGGAACTGGTGTAAGTATTTAAACTTTGGGTTTGTTTGTATTATTTGTGGCCTCAAccttttcatttatatatatataaaatgaaCTTCACATTTCTAACTTGTCTTCAGTAGCACGACATTACAAGCAGTATCTTACTGGTAGATTTCAACAAGACTTGATCAGTATGTACCAAAATGTCTTTTCTTTCGTCTCTTCTCGAAACGTTCTTGAAAATTCGGAATCACCGAAAATTGTTCATCTAAACCAATGAGGATCACTGTCATCATGAATAAACTTCTGACTGACTGAGGTCGCTTTTTAATCTCCCTTCTGCagtaactagagttctagataaTGCAATCAGAGTTCCATAACAATGAATAAAATAAATTTGACGTGACCTATCCTTCTTGACAGCTAAGGCCTGACGACGACACCCACATAGTATTTTTCTTATATAATATATAGCTTGCCATAATCACACGAAGCAACTGGTATTACTAAAAAGAAAAATTTCGGATTTTTCCCAAGCATGGGCACGTCACATTCGCTAAAAACTATGAACAGTCACAATCTTGAGGAACACACTACTATGTATCTTTTAGCTTTTGGTCTGAGCAACAAAGATATATGGATGATCTACAACTATACATACCCAATTATGCATTCTCTACCAGTTCACTCTACTAGTACTAATTCACCGAATTTTCGCCGAATCCCATCTCCTGGAGACTGGGCCTCGATGTCAGTGGCTCTACCAAGAGCGGATCAATGGAAGGTGTTAGGGTCAAATTCATTATTGGAGGGGGACCAATGAGACACTCGTCCTTGCACATCACTACCACATGCCCAATACCAAAAGCAAGTGCTGCCACCAAACTGAGATAAAGGTGGCATTAGTTAAGTGGTGTTAGGGAGGGGCACCCGCCCCTGCACTTTTAACCAGAAATGAAACGAAACGAAAAAGGAGATTTGGCCTTTGGGCGTGCAATGCAGATGCAGCATGTATGTAGACATCTGGTGGTACATTTCTGTTGCTGATGCACTTGGTCCTGTGAGACGTCAGCGTCGTCTCTCAGCAGGAGCTGGTCGAGCATCTGATGATGATCAGATCAGTTGTGGCCGGAATTGGGAGGTTCACAGGGCAAAGAGGGTTTAGGTCCACCAACTGGTGGTTACGAGACTAATACAGCTTAACAGATACCCCATCACCTACTCTAGCGATCAATCAAGACCCTGCAGGGAACTAGTTGGGTTCTTCTGCTGAAAGAGCACTACTGAAAGTGAAATGACATCAACGTTTGCAAGAAGCGTAAAAACTAAGAAATTTTAACGGCTTCTGCTTTCCTTGTGTGCTTATAGTGGAGAAAACAAAGCTCTGATCCGCCGATGGCTATCTGATCGCTCACGAAAACAACAAAACAAAAAACATGTATATGGTACTACTGATTTTTTTCGGTTTGAGTTGTATCGAAGAATAAGCTTTGGACATGGATTCGTCTATGACAAAAGGGGAAAAAAAACTTTGCATAATACTACCTCTGttgtcaaataaaaaaaatgaaacaaTCCTAGTTCTATAGTTAATCAAACTATCTCAAAGttgattaaatttatagaaaagagtatcAGTATTTAGACAACAAAtaaatatactataaaaatatattccatgataAATCTGATGATACtattttggtatcataaatattgttacttttttttgataaatttagtcaaattcaATAGAACTATGGTAGAATTGCATCTTTTTTGGGACGCACTGAATACTAAAATTGCTTCCGTTCTTAGAAAACTACTGGTAGCGTGCCCGTACGTTGTTAtgagataactaacaatttatactaaaaacatacgaatcgcacgataagataacaatgctgtaaaaattaaataccaacgttaaagtgacatttaatccaaaaagcaaagtttatgaatttaacatagtcacggagtgcgcggcgtcgcaggctcacaaactctactttatagacctttccgtgatgcggctaagataatgttttatattggcaggaagaaatcttcgatatctatttctttcattgtaatccatttatctggactgtcgacgaaatatggtcggtagtccatctaggggtatgcccatgatggtagattgtcggtagacggtgcgtgtaatcaggaaccagatggctacagaggcacaagacacaagatttatacaggttcggccgccgtgttggcgtaatacctacgtcatgtgtctcattattctgtattgattgaggtttAGATGGATTGTCCTCCCTAAGggggacccttgcctctccttatatagtctggaggaggagggttacaaataaagtatcctatttggtactattacaatatctagtacaacttgtaatcttgccgtgcacgcctcgatcttacggACCGGGCCatctcggatggtgcggcccatgtaccatcttgtggtacccgggggtatatccctcacatggacaatgtttgaggtgagaGTACGGTTACtgtttttagtagctttgcgatattaTCCGAAGCCATGAGATAATTGATGTCTTGCAATAATCCTTCCAaagattgggtcgaatccaatCTAGAGCCTCGTaaccctgcatcttttcctggacgggcttcacttcggatgcaccggtagcaatatcaacgatctccaatcgatagaccaagtcgtatggatccccatacaatggctcagacatgtagattttgttctccttgtatttggatacacttgttctactgaagctttcattgaaatgtttagacacgaacattgtccgatcaccgatgtccctcaccttGGACCACTCCGGCATACGGttgtggaggttgcacttgtagatcgcgctgtTGTAGGTGAAGAtctgtgtctcgtggaacgtgTTCACCATGacacccacaatgtgcagctcaccgtttgattccaggtagctgcggtggcagagccccgcaggtggcgacagcgatggcagcagcgtcgcaGTTAGAGTAGCGTcggcggcgttgctgctgcagacggagatttctccagtgcagtcgatcaCCAAGAATTTGTCTTAGCAGTGGATgatggaccccacggagaactctagtttggtgtcgagcagcgtctatgcgctgtcgactccaacccggcagaacgcgacctccgtggagcaccccaGCATGGCCACGGGCACGCACTCGCGGCCGGCGACGTTAGGCGGtgccgagagcacgatctcacggaagaacacgtccctcataTCTTCTAGCTTAATGGCTCTGCCTGCGGCATCCGTGTCCCCGTAgtcgttggtgggatggaggacccaccggctGTGGACCCTAGACACGTGTTCCGATGAGGACGTTGTCGCGACGTGTTCGCCTGTtggcgggagctcaacgcggggggcaCAGGCACCgacgaatggattcagcagcgaCACGGACACCACCTCATCCATGAGCGCCAGGAGCTGCATGCCACCTTGTCGcgcacgtcgggcagcgtcttggacaagaccttcttctccggGACGCAGTAGAAGCCAACGCGGTTCGAGTCGGGGTCGAATgggagcagcaggagcggcccgaaggtcacgaacgggacggcggcgcgccatggggagcaagcggatcggaaggacgccgTGTCGTGGCCTGATgcgagacgctgcccgatggactcgaggagatcctctggcaggtcggatctccagtcagggagaggtagggaccttctcttgggattgagaggctgagccatggaagacagatgacatcaactatggtttaCGCAAGAAATAGTATCTGGTGTCTACTATCACGATGGATCATGGATTGAGGAATGGAGATATGGGGAAAGgattcaaaatgaacagacccaAGGGCAATTTCAGCAAGAAACAACAAACGAGGGCGATGGAACttgtgagcgtgaaaccaaatgaaaggagaaaaaagttgtcccttttgcaaatgcaaagagggaaaATAATTAAATGTAGGCAAATTTGACAAGGTTATCCGAAATGCAAAGATGTTTCTTTTGTCTTAATTATCTTTCCTTCtctgttaattctctttccttttgctcgttgccatgtatgctggtgtatgcaaacatgcaatgtgtatatggatagcacaataattttctacttccttaTTTTGTCATGATTCCTCTATCATATGGCAGACGATATTCAATCAAGCAGCATGCGGGAGATTTCGTGGGATtgcaggcgtgggcagacggacgaaccaaaataaacgtcgcaccaaaaaatgtccacattttattctttttagttgtaggagaagcTGATCAACTTAACGCTATCTGATTGCTCATCAAGACAGCAAAACAAAAACATTTACATGATATTAAAATTCCTTGCGATATTGTTCTTTTTTTATATGTATATTAACAACAAATTTGTGAGAAGCTCCGACACTAATCCAAGAAGGAGATAAGCACCCGAGCTGATCCAAGGACGCGAACTATGGATGATAGAATCTTTGGGCATGCGAACAGTCTCAAAATTGAGGGCTGAGATTGAGCATCATCCAAGTGAAAGAATCTCAGCCGTCCAATTTCCTATTCCAGGGCTGGAATAGGAAATTGGACGGCTGAGATTCTTTCACTTGGATGATGCTCAATCTCAGCCCTCAATTTCCAGGAGCGTGCAGCAGTCAGTGAAAACCTATGTGAGAAAATGAtagagaaaagagagagagaggaataaGTGAGAGGAAACAAACTAAAATGGTGGTGGGGTTTCTTTAAGATTTAATTTATAGGAAGATAGCGTTAGGCAGCCCTTATTGGTGGCAGGAGTATATTATTGCTCAAGGTAGGAGTCAGGAGTTAGAACAACTCAAGTCTAGAGAGGGAACCAAAAGGGAAAAATAACAAAAAGAATAGACACGGCTCTGTTCTTCTTATTCCAATCTTCTCTCATCTTGCTGATTCATTCTTAGAATCCTTGGGATCAGCTCTGTCTGTCCTCTTGTTAGGTGGTTTCTGTTATAGCCAAGAACTCTTCCTCTTTCTAAGTCTCAACTTCAGTTTCTTGCAGAGGTATAGCCTTATCTTTGTGAAGCTTAGATTATTCTTTGCGTCTTAATCTGAACAACATACATCATACATGAATTCTTGGTTTCTACTTCCTGCTTGTTGAGCTTTCAGTTTCTAGTTAGCTCCATGTGTTTGGTGGTGGGTGCACCAGCTGAATAGGTTGGCTCTTGTTTGACTTGGTCTCTGAAGCACTAGTCAAGGTTCTTTGAAATCGGACTGAATTTTTCTCTGGAGTTAGTTCTTCTTGACTGAAATTTCTGGCTGTGTGCCTAATTTTAGGATTCCTTTCCTTTCATAGCCCACTGATTTGGACTACTGGTTTTACTCTAATTAGGTGATGCCTTCAACATAACAACTTAAAGGCTTCGATTGCTTTCTATGTCCCAGGTAGATATCTTAAAAACTTTGGTGACCGTCTTCGAGGAAGTGCAGTCATCTGAAGTTTATCGTCCCAGGTAGATACCTTAAATTTTTGTTGGATCCACTCTTTTGTTGTTTTGTGCTGATTTTCTTCAGGCTTCGCTCGCTGGCTCGCCCAATACAAGACATATTCTTCAGTTCTTTTGCAGTCTCCTGTCTGAATTTGCTGTTATTATTGCCTACTAGTATTTGACTCACTATGTTTTCTGACGAATTCGGTATGCTGATGCATGAGATGTTTTGCTTCTGATTCAATCATAAATGTTTAAAGAAACTATCCCTTTCTTTTTCTCTTGTCTCCAATTACATGCAGCAAAGCCGAAtttctaagggcctgtttggaatgccGGATTTTTTTCCCattcctgcgtttttcctgtAAAATTaaactgattcctgtgaaattcctgtgtgatttctgtgaaattcctgcgttccaaacagaccctaataGTTTGGAATctgcaattttttttcttttgcagccAGCTGTTACCTTGGAGCCGCATACAGTACCTTTGAAGCTTTGTTAACACCAATCTGATTCTGATGACAAAAACAGTCACTATCTCCCGTCATCCTTGTAACGATCTGTCAGCCGGCCTCATCTTGTGCTTCTGAAGACGATGTCCACATTCTTCTCCACTTCCACGAATCAGAGGGACCTCGCCGGAGGCGGCGGCGACATGTCGTTCCACCACTACACGTACTCGGATTCACCAGCCGGCGGCCTCGTGCCTTTCCCCGCCACCATCGTGTCGGAAGGCCACGTTGCGCATGGCCATGGCTGTGACGACGGCAGGGACGAGCCGGGCGCGTTCGTGAACTTGAACGCGAGGGACGGGCCGGCGAGCGGCGCCGAGATGGGCCTGCAGACGCAGCTGCTCATGGCGAACGCGTC harbors:
- the LOC136537419 gene encoding uncharacterized protein, whose product is MAQPLNPKRRSLPLPDWRSDLPEDLLESIGQRLASGHDTASFRSACSPWRAAVPFVTFGPLLLLPFDPDSNRVGFYCVPEKKVLSKTLPDVRDKVACSSWRSWMRVHSRWVLHPTNDYGDTDAAGRAIKLEDMRDVFFREIVLSAPPNVAGRECVPVAMLGCSTEVAFCRVGVDSA